The Kaistella daneshvariae genomic sequence TCATAGGTCGGAATGGTAGAAATGGTTTTATCGAAATTTTCGATTTTTGTGGTCAACAGATTGAGATCCTTGATGGTTCCTTCAATATTGTATTTTGGAATGCCGATCCAGTCGCCCACCTTCAAATTTTTTGAAGTTGCGACGTGAATTCCCGTGACAAAACCCAAAATCGTGTCGCGGAAAACCAAAACCAAAACCGCCGTAATCGCTCCCAAACTTCCAACAATTGCACCACCACTGATGCCGAACATCACGCTGATCGCGATAACCGAACACACAAAAATCCCGAAAATATTGATGGTTTGCGAGACCGCATTTAGAGCGATAATCTTGTAGTAATCTTTCTTTAAAATAAAATAATTTCTGGTCGCTGTTACGCCGCGCAGTAAAAGTTGCGCGATGACGATCACGATTAAAAGCCCGATGAGCCTTTCCAGAAAAGTATGACTTTTCGGGTGACGGTAAAAAATGGAAAACAGCGCGTAACTGCCGAAAAGCAAAGCACCAATATGCGCGATGGAATTGGTGATTCTGGCGGAATAAATCGACTTTAAAACCGGGTATTTTTCTTTATCGAAAAACAGTTTGAAAATGGTGTTGATGATGAATTTAATCACGAAATCCACCACATAAATGATGGCGATAAAAAAGAGAAATTTCAGGAAAATCTGCGAAAGCAAAACGAAGGTGTCAGGCACATTTTCTTTCACAAAAAAATGAATATAGTCGCTTATATTCTGCAAAAAATCTTTAGTGTCGGCGAGTTCTTTGTTCATCGGAGCAAAAATAAGAAATCCGTTTGTCTTTCCCCGATTTATAAGTACATTTAACAAAATTTAGTAACGATGGATGCTGCTTTAATCACGCTTGTGAGTATTATTTTACTGGTTCTTGGAATTATCGGAACTTTTTTGCCGGTTTTGCCCGGACTTTTTCTTAGTCTTTGCGGGCTGCTGATTTATAAATTCGGCACCGACGCGCCCATTTCCATGATATACATCTGGATTTTCGTGGTGCTCACGGCGCTTTCCGCGGTTTTAAATTACGTAATTCCCGCGCGCACGAATCGGAAATATGGCGGCACACGTTGGGGCAGCATCGGTTCGGTGGTTGGGACTTTGGTCGGAATGTTTTTTATTCCCATCCCGTTCGGTTTTTTAATCGGAATGTTTCTGGGTGTTTTCATCGGCGAGCTGCTGCACGATTCTACGGACAAGAAAAAGGCTTTTAACAGCACGAAAGGTGCACTGATTGGATTTATTTATGGCACAGGATTTAATTTCATCGTCGGTGTGGCAATGCTTTTGGTTGTCATTATTGATATTTACAAAAATTAAAAAATGTTTCTCAAAATTGCCTTTGGTTTAATGGCGCTACTGTCGGCTCAAACCTGTAAAAAGCAAACCAAAACCACTTCGGAAAATCAAGAAAATCTGCCCGAAAAGCAGCACATAATTGATTCTGCCCATTTGGGATATTCCGAAAAAAATACCGAAACAGCGGCGGATTTTTCTGAAGTAGCGAAAGATTCCACATTTATTTATTTAAAGGAAGGTGAAAATAAATTTGTCAAAGCGTTTGAAATGAATATCACCTTTAAAAAAATGCTCGAAGACAATCGTTGCCCGAAAGATGTGAAATGCATTTGGGCGGGAAATGCAAAAGCCGAAATCGAAGTTACGGGAACTTATACGCGGCCAATGACCTTTGAATTGAGCACGCTGCATGACGAAAAAAAAGGCTTTTTGAATTCAAAAGAATTTAACGGTTATTTAATCACCCTTGTTGACGTTTCACCAGAAACCACTTCCGCAAAAGGCTTTTCAGCTTTAAAAGGAAATTACGAAATTAAACTTCAAATTGAAAAAATTCGGCCTAAATAGGGCAAATTTTTTAAAATTATACTACCATGAAATAGGCTTTATATTTTTCGATTTTAGGTAATTATTGACTTTTGAAAAAGGTTTGCTGCCGTAAAAACCACGATGTACCGAAAACGGCGAAGGATGCGCCGACTTGATGATAAAATGTTTAGAGGAATCGATGAGTTCCTCTTTTTTCTG encodes the following:
- a CDS encoding mechanosensitive ion channel family protein — protein: MNKELADTKDFLQNISDYIHFFVKENVPDTFVLLSQIFLKFLFFIAIIYVVDFVIKFIINTIFKLFFDKEKYPVLKSIYSARITNSIAHIGALLFGSYALFSIFYRHPKSHTFLERLIGLLIVIVIAQLLLRGVTATRNYFILKKDYYKIIALNAVSQTINIFGIFVCSVIAISVMFGISGGAIVGSLGAITAVLVLVFRDTILGFVTGIHVATSKNLKVGDWIGIPKYNIEGTIKDLNLLTTKIENFDKTISTIPTYDFLTTEIKNLQVMSESNTRRIKRSISFNIKSFKFLDKETLARLSKINLIKDYLEEMTAEISKERNPLENADLLINGRQLTNIGVFRVYALNYLKNNKGVDQSGTLMVRQLENTPQGMPLEIYCFTNDSAWQTYETIMADIFDHLMVASKEFDLEIMQFTKI
- a CDS encoding DUF456 domain-containing protein: MDAALITLVSIILLVLGIIGTFLPVLPGLFLSLCGLLIYKFGTDAPISMIYIWIFVVLTALSAVLNYVIPARTNRKYGGTRWGSIGSVVGTLVGMFFIPIPFGFLIGMFLGVFIGELLHDSTDKKKAFNSTKGALIGFIYGTGFNFIVGVAMLLVVIIDIYKN